Within Malus domestica chromosome 04, GDT2T_hap1, the genomic segment TTATCGTGATGATGATTATGTTGCTGATGAAGTTGAGATGCACTCTCATGCACTCACAGATACCTGCATGCCGTATGCCTGATGTTTTGCTTTGCTTTACTTACCTTGCCTTACTTTACCTTGCTTTGGCTTTGAATTTGacttttctttctttgcttttgccctatttagttttttttttaattttttttttattgcggggagtgaagggaagaatTGCTTCGGAGAAACTAATTTAAGTTTTGGACAACCACGTAAGTGCTTAGAGTAGTGATCACTCAAGACGGCTGCTCATAATCTTTGTGTTTCAATGCTGATGACAACCGTTGTCTACCGGGCCTTGATGACTACTGTTTTCATGATTATCACCATGAGTTGGAGGAAGAGTGTTGGATAGTAAAAACATAGGAATTTTTTGGATTGTATTTTATTTCCTACCTTtaggagaaaataatatttagatTTCTTTGTCCACATGGATtttattttaggaaaactaacgaacagttcaaaaaaaaactttagttttaatgaaaaatgacaaataaatgtgtaatgaatagtaccaagaaaatgtaaaaatatgatttttcgttaaaagtgaacagtaccaagagtgtttcgttaaaactcccctTTATTTTGCTTATTTCATTAGATTTACTTATTTGATTAGGCTTGTATGTTGATCTTTGTAAATACCTACATAAGTGTCAAGATATAGTGCTTCTAATAAACTGAATTataccacttagtactatgatctATTGgttctcttcacttataagtaagaggttttaggttcgattcttgccaaaaacgtatttgaaccatattattgctagctctaTTGTGAGGTTTAGCCCACTCACATGTCCCATgtccccttaatgtagataatattgtttgttaaaataaataaataaataaatcgtttgttaaaaaataaactgAATTACACCCATAGCCTATCCGGACCCAAAATGAGTGGACAACTCTGAGTTGTaccccttttaaaaaaaattaaaaaaaaggataaaatatGATTATTGGATAAGGGATATTTTTAGTACAAATTGTTAACATAACGTTTTCCTTCTAAGGGTTGATTTAGTATTGATGTGCTTTTttaaaaaactgcttctgctgtgctgtgaaaaTAAACAGCTGTAAAAAAAAGCAGTAGAGTGTTTGataacttttttgtaaaagtgcttttaaccaAGAAAACACTgtttaagtgtttggtaaacttttatataaaactgTTGTAAAAATGTTAAATGACAAAAAAGGGTATGATGTTAGATGTTATACTTTTTTATTCATAATGTAATTCTTTCTATAAGCATCCAATTTTCTCTCTGCCCCATCTTCCCTTTTCCACATCTTCCAAACCCTTCTCCACACCTCAAACCATCCCCCACCGTAGCACCCTTGAGACCAAGATGATCTCCCCaaatttgataatttattttctaaatttgGCCGGGCTCGATTATGTAATTGCTGCAAAAGCATATGCAGATTTGGTGATAATAAGATTTGGAGTGTGAGGGTTCAGCGACTCAGAGTTGACGAAGCTCAAAAATTCGAGAAGGTGTGGGGGTTCAGCGACACCAAGGGCTACGGCTTCATCACCCCCTAAGATGGAAGCGAGTATTCACCAGTCATCGGTTAGATCCGACGGCTTCCAGACTGCCACTAAAGGTGAGTCCATAGTGGTAGTTTTGAATTTGGCAGTGGTTGTGGATTCGAGAGAAAATACAGGAGGTGGGCTGTGGCTATGGTGGGTTGCGTTCTTGATGGGTGAAAATTAATGACTAGTGGGTTCGGAGAGGTGGTCATGGTGTTAGTAGGGGCTAGGTGTGGTGGCTAGAGTGGTCGGAGTTGGTGGGTGTTTAGCAGAGAGAAATGAAGGACATTACAGAGATGGAGGACAAAGATGGCCTGTTAGTAAAAAAAGGCGGGGGTATTTTGGCCTttagaaaatttcattaaaacttcACTGTAGCTCTGCATGCTtcattttgaagcagttttcTGCAGTTTTTGAAAGCAGGGTAAGGGCAGCTTCCTGATTTTTGCTTTTTATCACCAGGCTTCGAGAAAAAGCTGCTTTATTTTTCAGTTACCAAATGCTTAAAGGAtccaaaattttttaaaaaactgCTTTTTAATTAAGTACCGCAATGCCAAACTAGGgctaaataaacctaataataAGCTGAAGTACGCCAGGCCCGGCCCAACGACTTTTGAATCATATTCCGAGTGAAGTGGACGATATATAGCAAGTACGCTGGTGCAAAACCTATATCAATGAAAAAAACCAAGTCTGCCTAAGCCCCTCAAGGTCCTCTCATAGACCTGCAAAacaagatgatgaagaagaaaagcaTGATAAGAAATCCTATATTCTACAATTACCAATTTACCAGACCACATTCTAGTGCAGATCTTCTGCAAAATCCCAACTAAAATGCTCATCCAGTGCCAATGTGCGTGCAAGGATTGGCGTCGTTGCCTCTCAGATCTTCAGTTTACCAAAGACCTATTTTCACGAACTCATACTTGCCTTTTGGTCCAAGGGAACCCCCCAATACAGTGCTCCAGGGATGGCAGATTAAGTACACCCACTTCTTGGTCGACCTCAACTACAGCTCTACCAAAAACCATGTGGCTTTGAAACTTTGTAAGGACCCAATTTTCCGAACTAGAGATATACATATTGTGAGTTCATACAACGGTTTGCTTCTATATGAAGACAGGTGGATGAGATCGGTGAGTCTGTACATATCCAATCCCATTACCTACGAGTCTTTAGCTATTCCAAAACCTTCTATGTATAAGAAAATCCGTTTTACAAATTGTTATTCTGGCTTTGGGTTTAGTCCCATCAGTGATGTGTATAAAGTTGTTCTGATTAAGAAGCCAACCGATTGGTCCAAGGAACCGGGGGCGAGGGTTCTCACGGTTGGTTCTACTACTTGGAGAAGCATCGAGGGTTTTGATGAGATTCTCGCATTATCAATGGTACTTATCACGACGGATTTATTCAATGGTTAGGCCGGCGTATGTGTTCTCTCGGGATATTTGCTTTTGATTTTGAAACTTAGCGTTTCCAGCAGATACCACTACCCCCTTGTCGTTTTGATATGAAGAATGTGCCTAATTATAACCTCGGAGTCTTGAAAGGTTGCCTCTCTGTAACTGTTTACTCGCTTCATAGCATAATTATTTGGGTGATGAAGGAATTTGGCGTTAAGGAGTCTTGGACCCAAGAGCGTAATATTTGCAGCAACACTTGTCTCCGTCCTTCAGATTATCCCCAACTGGTTAAAGTCTTGTTATTAGAGAATTGTGGAATATTGCGAGCTTATTCTCCTAGTACCAGGGACCTTGCGAGGGTTGAGATCGATGGGATAGCATGGGTGGGTGGCGCACGTGTCCACATTCCAAACTTTGTTTCGCTTAAAGATGTTATCGGATTTTAGAGTTCGAAGGTAATACACGTCATATAGGCTCATAGCTAATCAAGCATACATGGTATTATGTTTTGTAAGACTAGCTTTGTTTCGCTTAAAGATTTTATCAAACGTTGTGTTTAATTTTTCCAATTGATTGCAGATTAATGCATTCTTGATATCTTGCTTTTCTGTATCACAAAGGTGCTTCCAATTGATTGCAGATTAATGCATTCTTGATATCTTGTTTTTCTGTATCACAAAGGTGCATTCTTGAACTCGCTTTTAGAATACAACATGCTCtgtggtttgttttggttgatACCATCTTTTGTTGCatatgattttcttcctttgtttACTAGTTTGAACTCTTCCCTTGTTTACTGGTTTGAACTCTTCCTTTGTTTACTGGCTTTAACGTTGTTCTCATTACATTTGTGTACTGCATTAACATACATTAATGCAGCGGGAAGTATAGGAGATCTAGTAATATTGAAATACAGTATAATAAGAGGAAGATTTCTAAAAGTGTATTTATAATACGAACAAGCTGAGAATACAAATCCATAAGGTTGTTCAAATAGCAAGACCCAAAACCATCTTCATGTATTTTCTTGCATTAGATTATTATTGAAACACCCCAACcctcttttatattttaaaattgttttaaagccttaattggtgagcccgtggggcccaccttgtttatttttttatgttttctgatctctctcttcttcttcttcgtttctcCCTCCCGTAGCTCTCTCCTTCTCAGCTCtcccgtctctctctctccctcaacctctcgcatctctctcttcccctggACTCACTAGGACCGAGTCACCATCGAAGAGAGGCTCGCAACGAACCCCGGACCCTGCCCTGCGAGTTCGACGACACGGAGTAAGCTCCGGCGAGCACCGCCCCTTTCGAGgacatttccggccaaaccacgacgagttggccggcgtgcaaggtatcaatctcttcgtctcgtcgagtagtacaactttcctttttgtttcactcaatttcgttgagtattggaaaagttatactcatttgaatcttacccagtttccggcgagtccgacggctttcgagacgttttccggccaaaacacggcgagttagacgtcgtgtgaggtaccattctcttcgtctcttcaagggctataactttcgtttttgtctcacttgatttcgttgagtattgttaaagttatggccgtttaaagttggATGGTTTTCCGGCCGAATTTCCGGCCTTCTCTCCCATTGGATCCGGCGACCCACCAAAACCCAAGGCTTTGGGCCTTCCCTGCCTAGCCCAGCCCGTTTTTAttctatttaattatttattttcagcagCCCAAAGGGCCTTGGGCCGGTTTTGAGTGAAAGGGCTTAAAGCCCGGTCCTTGTGTGAGGCCTTAAGGCCTTTgtggtttgtgtgtgtgtgtgtgtttaagtGCATGCGTACGTGTGTGTATatgcatgcttgcatgcatgtgTTTGTGTggtgcgtgtgtgtgtttgggcttAGGCCCAAACCACCCAttttcaccctaaaccctttataacccaaatcctttaaaaccctaaacccatccaattccaaattccctattttatttaattcaaaccattcttagggtaattcgacgttctgaatccgtttccaacgtccgttttcccaaatccaattgctattatatagttttattaattggaccatttatgtgcttaggggcaatattGGTGACGttagtttgcgtggctcttcggcggctaagtactgtgagtggaccccttctaaaatgcatgttttatagtagaaatgcatacatgaaaagcatgatttaatagttatgttttatgaagtaCTTTATGAGATGAtatgcttactgaggctactttgaattattactatttttcctataacccgtgttcttatagaatatctgatggatgacgatatgatactagaacatg encodes:
- the LOC139195396 gene encoding F-box protein At3g07870-like — translated: MCVQGLASLPLRSSVYQRPIFTNSYLPFGPREPPNTVLQGWQIKYTHFLVDLNYSSTKNHVALKLCKDPIFRTRDIHIVSSYNGLLLYEDRWMRSVSLYISNPITYESLAIPKPSMYKKIRFTNCYSGFGFSPISDVYKVVLIKKPTDWSKEPGARVLTVGSTTWRSIEGFDEILALSMIPLPPCRFDMKNVPNYNLGVLKGCLSVTVYSLHSIIIWVMKEFGVKESWTQERNICSNTCLRPSDYPQLVKVLLLENCGILRAYSPSTRDLARVEIDGIAWVGGARVHIPNFVSLKDVIGF